Proteins encoded within one genomic window of Hahella chejuensis KCTC 2396:
- a CDS encoding DUF2000 domain-containing protein has translation MTDTETADLKCVIVIDANLPTGPIANTAAVLALSLGKAFPGLIGDSLPDNSGHLRAGITTTPIPILRADGARLRNLRGELKEHEPQLTVIDLTSATMTTKSYEAYAEKLQSTPVDELEYLGIALCGPKKTVNKFTGNLGLLR, from the coding sequence ATGACGGATACTGAAACCGCCGACCTGAAGTGCGTCATAGTCATAGACGCCAACCTGCCGACCGGACCCATCGCCAATACCGCCGCTGTATTGGCGCTATCACTGGGCAAAGCCTTTCCCGGCCTCATTGGCGATTCTTTGCCAGATAACAGTGGCCACCTTCGCGCGGGCATCACCACCACGCCGATTCCCATTCTGCGCGCTGACGGCGCTCGCTTGCGAAACCTGCGGGGGGAATTAAAAGAGCACGAGCCGCAATTAACCGTCATTGACCTCACCAGCGCCACCATGACCACTAAGAGCTATGAAGCCTACGCGGAAAAACTCCAATCGACGCCTGTGGATGAACTTGAATATCTGGGGATCGCTCTTTGCGGACCGAAAAAGACTGTCAACAAATTCACCGGCAATCTGGGGCTGTTGCGTTGA
- a CDS encoding ATP-binding protein → MKRGFQDWSVYKKSLLLGLLPSGLMFACLVFFFTTVRLSEARTDLIARGQLIADQLAPAVEYDVISGNTGALEKLLGKVAQSPLVHHITIHDSFGNLMAEIDGAGRKLADADETPIMLSADILQSQIELENDAFASFASEFQFTTGPSRIGKVEVAITESVIIEGQQRIVYSSFTVAALLMFLTYLLIRNMARSIANPIEQLTAGVELIKNGDYRTRAPDIRGLELSRLRNSINQLAVALEKASVEQTEHLGMIETARNEAESASKAKSEFLAIMSHELRTPMNGVLGMLQLLQETQQDEEQKEYTHVAMRSTEHLIAIIDDILDFSKIERGRLSIDPIEFNLRALVEETLNAFRPQVEEKGLLLHQEYEGELQDALVTADPARIRQVLANLINNAIKFTAEGYIRVHANWEEIGADKVCFTCEVEDSGIGIAPEQQRRMFSSFQQADQSNSRRYGGTGLGLAIAKRLLELMEGEIFVESESGKGSCFKFALTLHYRRSPNGSTWNAAAAGPIPQFQGRVLIVEDNQVNQKVTCGILNKLGIETENANNGEEALQKVRGGKYDLIFMDCQMPVMDGYQATAKIRQMETRAGVKPTPIVALTANALEGAADACRKAGMDDYLSKPIKKQQLVECLQTWLGDSDADNTTPENAAAQGNEER, encoded by the coding sequence ATGAAACGCGGTTTTCAAGACTGGAGCGTTTACAAAAAGTCCTTGCTGCTCGGCCTGTTGCCCAGCGGCTTGATGTTTGCGTGTCTGGTATTTTTCTTCACTACGGTAAGACTTAGCGAGGCGCGCACCGACCTGATCGCACGGGGACAACTGATCGCCGACCAGCTCGCCCCGGCAGTGGAATATGACGTCATCTCCGGCAATACCGGCGCGCTGGAGAAGCTGCTTGGCAAAGTCGCGCAGTCGCCATTGGTGCATCACATCACCATTCACGACTCCTTTGGCAACTTGATGGCGGAGATCGACGGCGCAGGCCGCAAGCTGGCCGACGCGGACGAAACGCCGATCATGCTGTCCGCGGACATTCTGCAGTCGCAGATCGAATTGGAGAACGACGCCTTCGCCAGTTTCGCCAGTGAGTTCCAGTTCACGACCGGCCCATCGCGAATCGGCAAAGTAGAAGTCGCCATTACCGAAAGCGTCATCATTGAAGGCCAGCAACGGATTGTCTACAGTTCCTTCACCGTGGCCGCCCTGCTCATGTTCCTCACCTATCTGCTGATCCGGAATATGGCCCGCTCTATCGCCAACCCCATTGAACAACTTACCGCTGGCGTGGAGTTGATCAAAAACGGCGACTACCGCACCCGGGCTCCGGATATCAGGGGGTTGGAGCTAAGCCGGTTGCGGAACAGCATCAATCAGCTCGCAGTGGCGCTGGAAAAGGCCAGCGTAGAGCAGACCGAACATCTGGGAATGATCGAAACCGCTCGAAACGAAGCGGAAAGCGCCAGCAAGGCTAAGAGCGAGTTTCTGGCCATTATGAGCCATGAACTGCGCACCCCTATGAACGGCGTACTGGGCATGTTGCAGTTATTGCAGGAAACCCAGCAGGACGAGGAGCAGAAGGAATACACCCATGTCGCCATGCGCTCCACGGAACACCTGATCGCCATCATCGATGATATTCTGGACTTCTCCAAAATCGAGCGTGGACGCCTTTCCATCGATCCCATTGAATTCAACCTGCGCGCTCTGGTGGAGGAAACGCTTAACGCCTTCCGCCCCCAAGTCGAAGAGAAAGGCCTGTTGTTGCATCAGGAGTATGAAGGCGAGCTGCAGGACGCGCTGGTCACCGCCGACCCTGCCCGCATCCGCCAGGTGCTCGCCAATCTGATCAATAACGCCATCAAGTTTACCGCGGAGGGCTACATCCGCGTGCACGCCAATTGGGAGGAAATCGGCGCCGACAAAGTCTGCTTCACCTGCGAGGTGGAGGACAGCGGCATTGGCATCGCTCCCGAACAGCAGCGACGCATGTTCAGCTCCTTCCAACAGGCGGACCAGTCCAATTCACGGCGCTATGGTGGAACCGGACTGGGTCTGGCGATAGCCAAGCGTCTGCTGGAGCTGATGGAAGGTGAAATTTTCGTTGAAAGCGAGTCAGGCAAAGGTAGTTGCTTTAAATTCGCTCTAACCCTGCACTATCGGCGTTCGCCGAACGGATCAACATGGAACGCCGCAGCGGCGGGACCGATTCCGCAGTTCCAGGGGCGCGTTTTGATCGTGGAGGACAATCAGGTCAACCAGAAAGTCACCTGCGGCATCCTCAATAAGCTGGGTATAGAGACTGAGAACGCTAACAACGGCGAAGAAGCCCTGCAAAAAGTACGCGGAGGCAAGTACGACCTGATCTTCATGGACTGTCAGATGCCGGTCATGGACGGGTATCAGGCCACCGCCAAGATCAGGCAGATGGAAACCCGCGCCGGAGTCAAACCTACCCCCATCGTTGCGTTGACGGCCAACGCTTTGGAAGGCGCCGCCGATGCATGCCGCAAAGCCGGTATGGACGACTACCTGAGCAAGCCCATCAAGAAACAACAGCTAGTGGAATGTCTGCAGACTTGGTTGGGCGATTCCGACGCGGACAACACCACGCCGGAAAACGCCGCCGCTCAGGGTAACGAAGAGCGCTAG
- a CDS encoding TonB-dependent receptor plug domain-containing protein, translated as MRLITVRATKERRGLPALVLACASSLAHAVEGPIQSDMLAATDISMTDWQSGDIPVVLTPARLKQPRSETPATVTVLDAELLHRLGVRNLHDAFRLVPGMTVGSVSSNLPSVSYHGTNANEQRRLQVLVDGRSVYNPNLADVDWLNIPVALEDIARIEITRGPNAAAYGANSFLAIVNIITKHPYDTHGTSLTYWDGGNGYNRYHASYGGGGENLNYRISVNGKQDDGFDRRANDEPFVDSYDLDGFNFSANMQLGSRDTLQVQAGLLNGDHQYHPDAGDGQTSIPESDERDRFASVNWRREVNANHFFQVQAYAHRRIRRQDWTNCNHPILFSDNLSALYAANQRFGSILIGANGATLSEIYANIVSGSGSGLGSAEDDAIARALIEEMSASDPDATVCGRINLDIAETRQDIELQDTYTFTDEVRLVSGLSFRKDSFYSETYFNGGDDNYLQRAFFNLEYRPQPDLGFNLGGMAEHDQANGAYFSPRGAMFYHLTPNQTLRLVISHAVRTPDTYEQSVAWSFVARDLDPPVDGETEARSFLIRSPGELDNEKIVSREIGYYLNYPEWGLEADIKVFHDTMWDLISAPLQYFSFEPENNLKIKQTGFEVETTYSPSLRDTLRATYAYLDQDEEYTGSVTDFYTAYTSFDVSRLFQIESRMSARHSGSFAWLRRINDRFDAATAYYLADTIGDYVYERADLIISYHRRLGRGQMALSAKLEHYLNDDPIMYRDNVLDDRTHLFLSANLKF; from the coding sequence ATGCGGTTGATAACTGTCCGAGCGACCAAAGAGCGACGCGGTCTGCCTGCGCTTGTTTTGGCTTGCGCCAGCTCACTCGCCCATGCCGTCGAAGGCCCCATACAGAGCGATATGCTCGCGGCGACCGACATATCCATGACGGACTGGCAATCCGGCGATATCCCGGTGGTGCTCACGCCAGCCCGACTCAAGCAGCCTCGCTCGGAGACCCCCGCTACCGTGACGGTACTGGACGCTGAGTTACTGCATCGGCTTGGCGTACGCAATCTGCACGACGCCTTCAGGTTGGTTCCCGGCATGACCGTCGGTTCCGTATCCTCCAATCTTCCCTCCGTCAGCTACCATGGCACCAACGCCAACGAGCAGCGCCGCCTGCAGGTGCTGGTGGATGGGCGATCCGTTTACAATCCGAATCTGGCGGATGTGGACTGGCTCAATATTCCTGTCGCCCTGGAAGACATCGCGCGCATTGAAATCACCCGCGGTCCCAACGCCGCCGCTTACGGCGCCAACTCGTTCCTGGCTATCGTCAATATCATCACCAAACATCCCTATGACACTCACGGAACTTCCCTCACATACTGGGACGGCGGCAATGGTTACAATCGCTACCACGCCAGTTACGGCGGTGGCGGCGAAAATCTTAACTACCGCATTTCCGTAAACGGCAAACAGGACGATGGCTTTGATCGCCGCGCCAATGACGAGCCTTTTGTGGACAGTTACGACCTGGACGGATTTAACTTTTCCGCCAATATGCAACTGGGGTCCCGAGACACCCTGCAAGTACAAGCAGGCCTACTGAATGGCGATCATCAATATCATCCGGATGCCGGCGACGGCCAGACCAGCATCCCCGAATCCGACGAACGCGACCGTTTCGCCTCCGTGAACTGGCGGCGGGAAGTTAACGCCAATCACTTTTTTCAGGTTCAGGCTTACGCCCATCGACGCATTCGTCGACAGGACTGGACCAACTGCAATCATCCCATTCTGTTCAGTGACAATCTGTCCGCCCTATATGCGGCTAATCAACGCTTCGGCTCCATTCTGATCGGCGCCAACGGCGCAACCCTGTCTGAGATCTACGCCAACATTGTCTCCGGATCGGGCTCAGGGCTTGGCTCTGCGGAAGATGACGCTATCGCCCGCGCGCTGATTGAAGAAATGTCCGCCAGCGATCCCGACGCCACGGTCTGTGGCCGTATTAACCTGGACATCGCCGAAACCCGTCAGGATATCGAACTCCAGGACACTTACACTTTTACCGATGAAGTCAGGCTGGTGTCCGGTTTAAGTTTCCGTAAAGACAGTTTTTATTCGGAGACCTATTTCAACGGCGGCGACGATAACTATTTGCAGCGCGCGTTTTTCAATCTGGAGTACCGCCCTCAGCCGGACCTGGGTTTTAACCTGGGAGGCATGGCTGAGCATGACCAGGCCAATGGCGCCTATTTTTCTCCCCGCGGCGCCATGTTCTATCACCTGACGCCCAATCAGACGCTGCGTCTGGTAATATCCCACGCGGTGCGCACCCCGGACACCTATGAACAGTCCGTCGCCTGGAGCTTTGTCGCCAGAGATCTAGACCCGCCAGTGGACGGAGAGACTGAGGCTCGCAGCTTTCTGATCCGCTCGCCTGGAGAGTTGGATAACGAAAAAATCGTCTCCCGTGAAATCGGCTACTATCTCAACTACCCGGAATGGGGGCTGGAAGCGGATATCAAGGTGTTTCACGATACTATGTGGGACTTGATCAGCGCGCCATTGCAGTATTTTTCCTTCGAGCCGGAAAACAATCTCAAGATCAAGCAAACCGGCTTCGAAGTCGAAACCACCTACTCTCCTTCCTTGCGCGACACCCTCAGAGCGACCTACGCTTATTTGGATCAGGATGAGGAATACACCGGCTCCGTGACGGACTTTTACACCGCCTACACCAGTTTCGACGTCAGTCGTTTGTTCCAGATCGAGTCTCGTATGTCCGCGCGCCACAGTGGCAGTTTCGCCTGGCTGCGACGGATCAACGACCGATTCGATGCGGCGACGGCCTATTATCTGGCGGACACCATTGGCGACTACGTTTACGAGCGCGCCGATCTCATCATCAGCTATCACCGCCGCCTGGGTCGCGGCCAAATGGCGCTGTCCGCCAAACTGGAGCATTACCTGAACGATGACCCGATCATGTACCGCGATAACGTCCTGGACGACCGCACCCATCTGTTTTTGTCCGCGAACCTGAAGTTTTGA
- a CDS encoding ABC transporter periplasmic protein, whose product MAGIISSLALSLAASWRYATWGALMLALSLSAAASAQESSLKVYVAGPERTPIAAKFLEEFKALSPAPWRAEFISDANIRFSTLEKNAVILALGERALQQSLAGAKGQLVVSLFVSRSEYQRLTREYPDAAPHTAIFLDAPLQRQARLAGLILPSVQTAGVLSAQPLTELPATPVAGQLLSNYPLSQYESAQRMLSAALDNTDYLLGILDTDVFNGAQIKHILLTAYRHNRFLIGPSLAFVKAGALATTYSTSADFARQTTEIVQRYLTDQKPAPAEYPRYFSVAVNIQVARSLNLIIPDAYELQHRLEMSEAEQ is encoded by the coding sequence ATGGCCGGTATTATCTCATCGTTAGCTCTCTCTCTCGCCGCTTCCTGGCGTTACGCAACCTGGGGCGCTTTGATGCTGGCGCTTTCTCTTTCCGCCGCCGCAAGCGCGCAGGAATCCAGTCTGAAAGTGTATGTGGCGGGACCGGAGAGAACCCCGATCGCGGCCAAATTCCTGGAGGAGTTCAAAGCATTGTCTCCCGCCCCCTGGCGCGCAGAGTTCATCAGTGACGCCAATATCCGTTTTTCCACCTTGGAGAAAAACGCCGTCATTCTGGCGTTGGGCGAACGGGCCTTGCAGCAAAGCCTGGCGGGGGCCAAGGGACAACTGGTGGTCAGTCTGTTCGTCAGCCGCAGTGAGTACCAGAGATTAACCCGGGAGTATCCCGACGCCGCGCCTCACACAGCGATCTTCCTGGATGCGCCGCTGCAGCGGCAGGCGCGGCTGGCGGGATTGATACTGCCCAGCGTCCAGACTGCGGGGGTGCTCAGCGCCCAGCCATTGACTGAACTCCCCGCCACGCCAGTAGCTGGACAGCTTCTCAGCAATTATCCCTTATCCCAATATGAGAGCGCGCAGCGCATGCTCAGCGCCGCACTGGACAATACGGACTATCTGCTGGGCATTCTGGATACAGACGTGTTCAACGGCGCCCAGATCAAGCATATTTTGCTTACCGCGTACCGTCACAACCGCTTTTTAATTGGCCCTTCTCTCGCTTTCGTCAAAGCGGGGGCGCTCGCCACCACCTATTCAACCAGCGCCGACTTCGCCCGTCAGACGACGGAAATAGTCCAGCGCTATCTTACTGACCAAAAGCCAGCTCCGGCGGAGTATCCCCGCTACTTTTCCGTCGCCGTCAACATCCAGGTGGCGCGCTCGCTGAATTTAATCATTCCCGATGCCTACGAGTTGCAGCATCGCCTGGAAATGTCAGAGGCCGAACAATGA
- a CDS encoding S1/P1 nuclease — MKREQMLSVLRLIGGRGFNWRAMLVMTALALSPTSAWAWGELGHRVVCDVAWKELSPVARDQVQKLLQQAGKRTFAEACLWPDQVRSEKEFKHTGSYHYVNVERAAKRVSTAENCESKGCVLTALNAYAEALKGEPRQGYQATPAQALMFIGHFIGDIHQPLHVSYADDRGGNKVVYKVAGEETNLHRLWDVNIPESGLPRDWRKAGKKVRGKHRGETVTALSLQEAEAWANESLAITRKVYESLPPQGSEWSKKDLAREYPVAEMRLYQAGVRLGAVLNQLLASNQDQTQAD; from the coding sequence ATGAAAAGAGAACAAATGCTGTCCGTGTTGAGGTTGATTGGCGGTCGCGGGTTTAACTGGCGGGCGATGCTCGTCATGACGGCGCTGGCGCTTTCGCCCACCTCCGCCTGGGCATGGGGCGAGTTGGGGCACCGTGTGGTGTGCGATGTCGCCTGGAAGGAGTTGTCTCCAGTAGCGCGGGATCAGGTGCAAAAACTGTTGCAGCAGGCCGGTAAACGCACTTTCGCGGAAGCCTGCCTGTGGCCGGATCAAGTCAGGTCTGAAAAAGAATTCAAACACACAGGCTCCTATCACTATGTGAATGTCGAGCGCGCCGCCAAGCGTGTGTCGACGGCGGAAAACTGTGAGAGCAAGGGTTGCGTGCTGACTGCGCTGAATGCCTATGCGGAGGCGCTGAAGGGCGAGCCGCGCCAAGGTTATCAGGCCACTCCTGCGCAGGCGTTGATGTTTATCGGACACTTTATTGGCGATATTCACCAGCCCTTGCATGTGTCCTATGCGGATGACCGTGGCGGCAACAAGGTCGTCTATAAAGTCGCCGGCGAAGAGACTAATTTACACCGCTTGTGGGATGTGAATATCCCCGAGTCGGGCTTGCCCCGGGACTGGCGCAAGGCGGGCAAAAAAGTGCGTGGTAAGCACCGCGGAGAGACGGTCACTGCATTATCCTTGCAGGAAGCGGAAGCCTGGGCGAATGAGTCGCTCGCAATCACCCGAAAAGTCTATGAATCGCTGCCGCCGCAAGGCTCTGAATGGAGTAAAAAAGATCTGGCGCGGGAATACCCTGTTGCTGAAATGCGCCTCTATCAGGCGGGCGTACGCTTAGGCGCAGTTCTAAATCAACTGCTGGCGTCAAATCAGGACCAGACGCAGGCGGATTAG
- a CDS encoding carbohydrate-binding protein → MSKRSERRLSRLLEGALKKRHGKNWRRYENVFIFGLLFGCATLAHAVPPLSVQGNKVVSGGQQVSLGGNSLFWSNNGWGGERFYNSGAVGAIKNDWKSSIVRAAMGVDEGGGYLQDREGNRNKVISVVDAAIANDMYVIIDWHSHHAHQYKNEAIEFFQDMARRYGDKNNVIYEVYNEPLDVSWSGVIKPYAEAVIDAIRQVDPDNLIIVGTRQWSQEVEEASWDPIRKNNIAYTLHFYAGTHKQWLRDKAQNAMNNGIALFVTEWGTVDASGDGAVNESETWAWVDFMRNHGISHANWALNDKAEGASTFWPGASGTGGWNDGNLTPSGKLVKSIIQSSDPIPGGDDPGPGPDCGSVSAPGKVQAENYCEMEGVEKENTSDAGGGQNLGYIDSGDWMTYKINVPSNGVYTLSYRVASLNGGGIIQAEKAGGSPVYGSVEIPSTGGWQNWKTISHDIQLSAGEQRIGLAAVSGGFNLNWFDVTQKGGPAPNAITVQAEEYLVMSGVELENTSDAGGGKNVGYIDANDWMSYPEVDIPESGVYTVEYRVASLYGGGVMQFEKAGGDIVYGSVDVPNTGGWQTWKTIKHQVTLEAGKQRFGIYAPAGGWNLNWFKITKGQK, encoded by the coding sequence ATGAGCAAGAGATCAGAAAGAAGGCTTTCCAGACTATTGGAGGGCGCATTGAAAAAACGTCATGGGAAAAATTGGCGCCGATATGAAAACGTTTTCATATTTGGTTTATTGTTTGGCTGCGCGACCTTGGCCCACGCTGTGCCGCCGTTATCGGTGCAGGGCAATAAAGTCGTCAGTGGCGGTCAGCAAGTCAGTCTGGGAGGCAACAGCCTGTTTTGGAGCAACAACGGCTGGGGAGGGGAGCGCTTTTATAATTCCGGCGCGGTAGGGGCCATCAAAAACGACTGGAAGTCCAGCATTGTGCGGGCCGCCATGGGGGTGGATGAAGGCGGCGGATATTTACAGGACCGGGAAGGCAACCGTAATAAAGTCATCTCCGTGGTGGACGCCGCCATCGCCAATGATATGTACGTCATCATCGACTGGCACTCCCACCATGCTCATCAGTACAAGAACGAAGCCATCGAGTTTTTCCAGGACATGGCGCGCCGCTACGGCGATAAAAACAATGTTATTTACGAAGTCTATAACGAGCCGCTGGATGTGTCCTGGAGCGGCGTTATCAAGCCCTACGCCGAGGCGGTGATTGACGCTATCCGCCAAGTTGATCCAGATAACCTGATCATTGTCGGGACTCGCCAATGGTCGCAGGAAGTGGAGGAAGCCTCCTGGGACCCTATCCGCAAGAACAATATCGCCTATACGCTGCATTTTTACGCCGGCACGCATAAGCAGTGGCTGCGCGACAAAGCGCAAAACGCCATGAACAACGGCATCGCACTTTTCGTGACGGAGTGGGGAACCGTAGACGCCAGCGGCGATGGCGCGGTTAATGAAAGTGAAACCTGGGCCTGGGTCGACTTCATGCGCAACCACGGCATCAGCCACGCCAACTGGGCGCTGAATGATAAAGCCGAAGGCGCCTCAACGTTCTGGCCTGGGGCTAGTGGAACCGGTGGTTGGAATGATGGAAACCTGACGCCTTCCGGTAAACTGGTGAAATCCATTATCCAAAGCTCCGACCCCATTCCTGGCGGCGATGACCCCGGTCCTGGTCCGGACTGCGGATCAGTCTCCGCGCCCGGCAAGGTGCAGGCGGAAAACTACTGTGAAATGGAAGGCGTCGAGAAAGAGAATACCTCTGACGCCGGCGGCGGTCAGAATCTTGGCTACATCGACTCCGGTGACTGGATGACTTATAAGATTAACGTGCCCAGCAACGGGGTCTACACTCTTTCCTATCGGGTGGCGAGTCTGAACGGCGGCGGCATAATACAGGCAGAGAAAGCCGGTGGTTCGCCTGTGTATGGTTCTGTAGAGATTCCATCCACGGGCGGCTGGCAAAACTGGAAAACGATTTCACACGACATTCAGTTGAGCGCAGGAGAGCAACGCATCGGCTTGGCGGCAGTGTCAGGCGGTTTCAATCTGAACTGGTTTGACGTCACCCAGAAAGGCGGACCGGCGCCGAACGCCATTACCGTGCAGGCGGAAGAGTACCTGGTGATGAGCGGCGTGGAGCTGGAAAACACCAGTGACGCAGGCGGCGGTAAAAACGTCGGGTACATCGACGCCAATGACTGGATGTCCTACCCGGAGGTCGATATTCCGGAAAGCGGCGTTTATACCGTGGAGTATCGTGTGGCGAGCCTGTATGGCGGCGGCGTGATGCAGTTTGAGAAAGCAGGTGGAGATATCGTGTATGGCAGCGTGGATGTGCCGAACACAGGCGGCTGGCAAACCTGGAAAACCATCAAGCATCAGGTCACCCTCGAAGCCGGTAAGCAGCGCTTTGGCATTTATGCGCCCGCTGGCGGCTGGAACCTGAACTGGTTCAAGATCACTAAAGGACAAAAATAA
- a CDS encoding LysR family transcriptional regulator codes for MIDELRALAVFAKTVEAGSFRAAASALSLSPSVVSHHISGLETRLGVALLYRSTRRLSLTSEGERLFDHAKTMLAAAEAGLNAIIEQAAEPTGKLTITAPAVLARGPFTADVAAFALAFPKISLFINYSDIRQDLIRDGIDLAIRIGEMADSSLKSKKLFDLTRRLVAAPGYLKNRPTPNHPADLLQWEWIGLKMRPNYKLLHSASGERQRIDFTPRITVDSIDAVCQLAAAGLGLATPPAFLVEDDLRNGRLCEPLPAWRVDTLGVYAVWPPNAARESLTYRFIQFLQSRRERGSHDL; via the coding sequence ATGATTGATGAACTGCGCGCCCTGGCGGTTTTCGCCAAAACCGTGGAAGCGGGCTCTTTTCGCGCTGCGGCAAGCGCGCTGAGCCTATCGCCCTCAGTGGTGAGCCACCATATTTCAGGGTTGGAGACCCGACTTGGCGTCGCCCTGCTCTATCGTTCTACGCGCCGTCTGTCGCTCACCAGTGAAGGCGAACGTTTGTTCGATCACGCCAAAACCATGCTTGCGGCGGCGGAAGCAGGGCTTAACGCCATCATCGAGCAGGCGGCGGAGCCTACTGGAAAGTTGACCATCACCGCCCCCGCCGTATTGGCGCGCGGTCCTTTCACCGCAGATGTCGCCGCCTTCGCCCTGGCCTTTCCCAAGATCTCTCTGTTCATCAACTACAGCGATATCCGTCAGGACCTGATCAGGGACGGCATTGATCTGGCCATTCGCATTGGTGAAATGGCGGACAGCTCTCTGAAGTCCAAAAAACTGTTCGATTTAACCCGTCGACTGGTGGCGGCGCCTGGTTATTTAAAAAACCGGCCAACGCCCAATCACCCGGCGGACCTGCTGCAATGGGAATGGATCGGACTAAAAATGCGGCCGAATTATAAGCTGCTGCACAGCGCCAGCGGCGAGCGCCAACGTATCGACTTTACGCCCCGCATCACCGTGGACAGCATCGACGCGGTATGCCAGCTGGCGGCGGCGGGACTGGGGCTGGCGACTCCACCGGCCTTCCTGGTGGAGGATGATCTGCGCAACGGTCGTCTGTGCGAACCGCTGCCTGCATGGCGAGTGGACACGTTGGGCGTCTATGCGGTCTGGCCGCCTAACGCCGCCAGAGAAAGCCTGACCTACCGTTTCATTCAATTTCTGCAGTCTCGTCGTGAACGGGGTTCACACGATCTCTAG
- a CDS encoding chorismate mutase, with protein sequence MRNVFLLLICLFMSHSSFAANYAEDTFQAINERLSYMKDVALFKAQKGAPVEDVERERVVLDKAKEEAAGHGVDPTSVSDFFSAQISAAKAIQFRYRADWLSDADALKQSARDLQAEVRPALLKLGDAIIIAIADKLKNEGPFTDAERDLFNDTLTIENLSQRDKDMIFQALKQIRLQQ encoded by the coding sequence ATGAGGAACGTGTTTTTACTGCTCATTTGCCTGTTTATGTCTCATTCGTCTTTCGCCGCCAACTATGCGGAGGACACCTTCCAAGCCATCAACGAACGCTTGAGTTACATGAAGGACGTCGCCTTGTTCAAAGCGCAAAAAGGCGCGCCTGTCGAAGATGTGGAACGTGAGCGGGTCGTGCTGGATAAAGCCAAAGAAGAGGCGGCCGGTCATGGGGTTGATCCCACATCGGTGAGCGACTTTTTCAGCGCGCAGATTTCCGCCGCCAAAGCCATACAGTTCAGATATCGCGCAGACTGGTTATCAGATGCTGACGCGTTGAAGCAGTCCGCTCGTGATTTGCAGGCCGAAGTACGCCCGGCGCTGTTGAAACTGGGTGACGCGATCATTATCGCTATCGCCGATAAACTGAAAAACGAAGGTCCCTTCACTGACGCTGAACGGGACCTGTTCAATGACACGCTGACCATCGAAAACCTGTCTCAGCGCGACAAAGACATGATCTTCCAGGCGCTCAAACAGATTCGTCTGCAGCAATAA